The following proteins are encoded in a genomic region of Arachis stenosperma cultivar V10309 chromosome 4, arast.V10309.gnm1.PFL2, whole genome shotgun sequence:
- the LOC130974729 gene encoding pectinesterase-like — MEKKGKIIVLVVVSLSLILVAGVATGVIVAVNNKKSNGTEVQNTKERFTSLMCRNTQEDQNLCREVLSQVDGSSSSDPKAYIDAAVNDIRDGVTTALKMMTTEEEFSKDDNGIKMAIDGCKEVIESALISLDLFSNVLRSNHDINSVQTQSPNLRNWLSAVISYQQSCIDIFEDQNEGERKIKEQLQSKSLDRVEKVSIITLDIVTGLAKIIEDLGLHVEIKPIASSGRVLREEVDNEGFPDWFSSSDRKLLAKDVKFHVPNVVVAKDGSGNFRTVQDAINSYPKAKNFQGRYIIYVKAGIYKENCTVPSHAMNIFMYGDGPTKTIITASMSNVTHNLKTMFTATFVNKAGMFLAKDMRFENAAGAEGHQAVALRNVGDFSAFYNCHIHGYQDTLYVQANRQFYRNCEIAGTVDFIFGTSPAVIQRSKLIVRKPLPTQFNVLIADGTVQRNMTTGIVIQGCQIVPDPTFDPVKYQMKTYLGRPWKEGSRVVIMESYLGDWINLEGWAPHDGNEMKGFLDICEYGNTGPAALVHGRIKWKGYRGMITKNEAMRFTVAEFLKGGPNNGADRWLNALGVPFDRDFLRP, encoded by the exons atggaaaaGAAGGGAAAAATCATAGTTTTAGTGGTTGTTTCGCTTTCGCTCATCCTTGTAGCGGGGGTTGCCACCGGGGTCATCGTGGCtgttaataacaaaaaaagcaATGGCACTGAAGTGCAAAACACTAAAGAAAGATTCACGAGTCTCATGTGCCGCAACACACAAGAGGATCAAAACCTCTGTCGCGAGGTTCTAAGCCAAGTTGATGGTTCTTCTTCTTCCGACCCAAAAGCATACATCGACGCCGCCGTGAATGATATCAGAGATGGTGTCACCACCGCCCTAAAGATGATGACAACTGAGGAGGAGTTCTCCAAAGATGACAATGGAATCAAGATGGCCATTGATGGTTGCAAAGAAGTCATAGAGTCCGCATTGATCAGCCTTGACCTTTTCAGCAACGTGCTTCGCAGTAATCACGACATTAACTCCGTGCAAACGCAAAGCCCCAACCTCAGGAACTGGCTTAGCGCCGTTATCTCATATCAGCAATCTTGTATTGACATTTTTGAGGATCAAAATGAAGGAGAGAGAAAAATCAAAGAACAACTACAAAGTAAGAGTTTGGATCGTGTTGAGAAGGTTTCCATCATAACTCTCGATATTGTTACTGGTTTGGCTAAGATCATTGAAGATCTTGGTCTGCATGTGGAAATAAAACCCATTGCTTCTTCTGGGCGTGTTCTTCGCGAAGAGGTTGATAACGAGGGGTTTCCCGATTGGTTTTCCTCTTCAGATCGCAAGCTGTTGGCGAAGGATGTGAAGTTTCATGTTCCAAATGTAGTGGTTGCTAAAGATGGTAGTGGAAATTTTAGGACGGTTCAGGATGCAATTAACTCGTATCCAAAGGCAAAGAATTTTCAGGGAAGGTACATTATCTATGTTAAGGCGGGGATCTATAAGGAGAATTGTACGGTTCCATCTCATGCAATGAACATTTTCATGTATGGAGATGGCCCTACTAAGACCATTATAACTGCTAGTATGAGCAATGTCACCCACAACCTCAAGACCATGTTTACTGCCACTTTCG TGAATAAAGCGGGAATGTTTCTTGCGAAGGACATGAGATTCGAGAACGCAGCTGGTGCAGAAGGGCACCAAGCAGTTGCACTCAGAAATGTGGGAGATTTTTCAGCTTTCTATAACTGCCACATACATGGTTATCAAGACACCTTGTATGTTCAAGCCAACAGGCAATTCTACCGCAACTGTGAAATCGCTGGAACAGTTGACTTTATTTTCGGTACATCTCCCGCTGTGATCCAAAGAAGCAAGCTCATTGTGAGAAAGCCCTTGCCAACTCAGTTCAATGTGTTGATCGCAGATGGCACCGTCCAGAGGAACATGACTACTGGCATTGTGATTCAGGGATGCCAGATTGTTCCAGATCCAACGTTTGACCCTGTCAAGTACCAAATGAAGACTTATTTGGGTAGGCCATGGAAGGAAGGATCGAGAGTAGTAATCATGGAATCATATCTGGGTGACTGGATTAATTTGGAAGGGTGGGCCCCTCATGATGGCAATGAAATGAAAGGCTTCTTAGATATTTGTGAGTATGGAAATACCGGACCTGCTGCTTTAGTTCATGGAAGAATTAAGTGGAAAGGGTATCGTGGTATGATAACTAAGAATGAAGCCATGCGATTCACTGTTGCTGAATTCCTCAAGGGTGGACCTAACAATGGTGCTGACAGATGGTTGAACGCTCTTGGTGTTCCTTTTGACCGTGATTTTCTAAGACCATAA